Part of the Mastacembelus armatus chromosome 6, fMasArm1.2, whole genome shotgun sequence genome, TTTCTTGCTTTGACACAGTGCTCTTCAGTGGACCTGTGTTGTAAAGCCAATTGATACCCTGTTTAGACACCTGTATATGCAACCTCTGACAAAACTCTTGGATAAAAACCACTTAATGCTAATTTCAAGTCTTTGACATGACCTCCATGGTTATTCCTATCCTGACTTTTTAATAACCCTTAAAATGAGGAAACACAGTGAACTTGATAGTCACCACTCCAGCAGTATGTTTTAAAGCAGATTTTTATACTGATGTCAAAGAACAAAGAGCCATAATCTTCACGGTTAACAACACCCAAATGACTGCCAAGGATGGCAGCAGCAACATTAAGACAGTAATTATGCAGTTTTCAAGCAGGCCAGCTTCTGCCAAATTGGCTATCCATAAAGGGTGGTTATGAGCTGTGCATGCTCAGGTTATGGTGATTCAGGCAGCAGCCCTCCAGCACATTTCTTCACCTCTTTATACACACACTTCTAAGCCATACCTTGTTCGTAATGATACTGGAAAGTAATCAATGTCtttcatatattttcttttctaaacaagACAGCAGCAGACCTGGTGTACATTGTTATCACTTATTACACAACATGTACACAAACTTTACTGGGAATAGTATTTTTACTCAACAGAATAAGATAGCAAAATCTTCAAGTTTataggattttgtttttttttttattttcctatatacacaaacatttttaaagactgAAATGATCACAGGCACAGATTCACTGTGTACATGCACATTGCACacctaaaacacaaacatgcctGTGATATGGTAATCTGACTCTGTTTTATACTGGAACTCTGTCCAATGCctttttcacaaacacatgcacagatgtttGGCACTCCATCCTGTGTCCTGGTTTTTAAGGGCtaaccctgaaaaaaaaaaatacaatacaaccTAAATATGGTCAGATTTAAAATGGATTTGCCAGAAATGAATTAATCTGTTTCTTTATCTGAGTGAAGCCCTATTCCTGAAAAGGACATcttattattttctcttctgtcaaTCTCCTGTCACTCTTTCTgccttctgttttatttcactgcctGTGTTTGGTCCTCATCACACATGCAGTTGATTAAGATTCAGGGGACATATGCACATTTTTATATGGTAGCAAATGGAAAGCATCATAGGAGAAAATCATAATGGTAGGGCCTCATAGATTAAACCACTACTTTGACAAGCTTCATCATTAGAAACCTTTTGGGTGGAAAGGATTAGATTttgataaaaagaaagaaaaacacaaacatgtggGCACCTGCACTTGATTCAAGGCATAAAACAAGGCCAGACATGTTTTACACAGCAACAAGATGAATATGTAGACTTTTTACAGAGAGAGGTATCTGGTGATGGATGAAgactaaatacattttcatatggtatcatttagatgtttttgtcttctATCTGTAATGGAAAATGTGCATGAGAAAAGGCCACTCCTGTCCTTTGTAGTCATACTGCAGAGAAGACCTACAGTAAGGGAAAGTTGATAaggaaatgatgaaaacatgcatgtcTTATAGTTTGGATAATATATATGTGAAGCCTCATATGTTTATCCAACCAGAACCCATCTAAAATCATCATGAGTTTATTTAAATTCAGTCACCAGAAATGGACCTTGGGTTTATAATTACAACACACTATATaaacaatgtactgtacatagCTGAAATGATCACATTGACTGCTCgccccttttgtttttttaatcttaagGTATACAAGGTAAAAATGATAATCAACGTTTTTCCTCTGTTTAGCAAatacttttaaatgtttgaaattttaCAGTAGCTGTAGTAAGTGGGTGTTCTTTTTGCTTAAATGACACGTAATTGTTTAAATTGACTTgggttatatttttatactaaaGTATATCTGTATGATTAAAGCAGATAACTGTTTATTTGTAATAGCACAATTAAAGAGTGCAGTGTAAATAAACGGTAACAGGGCAACTGGAAATCAGAATATCTATAGATCTGAATCCCATTGAGGACATTCCTTGCTATTTTTAGATAGAGAACCATCTTATGCATTTAGTTATTTTCAGATGCACTTAATTAGTTAAATGAAGCtcttattatttaaaacatgtatGCTGGAGAACAACGCATACATGAGCCATGCAAGGTTGTACTAGTTCACAACTTTGGGTAGTTGATTACAACTTGACCtctaaatacagtaaaaactaCATTTGTCATCTGAAAGGTCAAACCAGCTCAGCACTGATCATACAGTATTCTCAACTTATACTCTGCTCTCAGgttgcacattaaaaaaacacatggagTAATAAATATATGCACAGAATTTCATCAATATTATTGGAGATGCTCCATAGTTGCCTCTTTATGAAAAACCCACATGTATTTTTGATTCACACATCTCTGTTAGTCAAATAGAGAAACTGAGTACACTCATAATTTGCCATTGAATCACATGGTATTACAGTGAAGAATATGCTGTGAGAGAATGCAGTGTATATTGTTTTCTAATCATGTTTTCGTCATGCTTTTCATCTGTAATTTCTCTCCTCACTTGCTGCTTTGTTGAACTAATTCaccaaacatttttaatgcCACATGTAGATTACTGACCTTCAAGCTGCCTCCTACTTATCTTCTCACAGAGTCTCAGTCCCACGTGCAGAACTCATTTAACACAGCATGgtttttttcctcttgcagATTCCTGGGGGTTCCCAGGATTGCTTGGGATTTAACCACAATCAATCTGTGCCTTAGCGTGTGCCCATGCCATTAAACACTTAAGATTCAGAAAAATACTTGACTTATGCACACATCCACTTTTAGAATTGTAAACTGTTGGTGTCGTCAGCTTTTGGTGACACAATAGGGCCACGCAAACAGGAGATGAgagcagattttaaaaaaaaacatcctcttTAAACTGCAGTAAGATAGTGGTTAAGAAGTGCTATTGAAGATTCAGTGACAGTAACAATGAAGGATTTATTATAGAGAAAGGACTAAACACACAATGTACTACAGACAGGCCTTTGAGGAGAAGTCATGTCAATTTGTGATGTCTACTTTCTCTTAGGAATGTCTTTTTGTGTTGAATTGTCAAGGGACTTTTTAACTTGTATCAGGGAAACTTAGTCTTCCTTTGTTGAACTAGCTCAGGACACAGAAAGGTACAGTTCTTCCTTTACTCTGGATCTGTCTCACCTGAGTGTGCCGTGCTCTGCCTTACAGCACACAAATACCGTCAATTAATAACCATTAATATTATCTTTATTTTCCAAAACTGACATAAAAATGTTACCAGGGGGCAGCAGTCATAGGAATtagatatttgatttttttttttttctttctggaaatcttggagtttgtttttgtggctATAGCGTCATGCAAAAAGACAACAGACTGTGTTTGGATGTGCTGTTaatgtgtactgtggcttggtagcaatactgtaaatgtttgatgAATGTATATCTAGTCATTTAAACAATGGAACAAGTTGACATTGAatggatttcaaaataaaagctgtgttAAAAAATATCCAGCATGTTTTCTATGAAGATTTGTATCATTGATTAGGTTTACTCTGTTTTCCTGTAACACCTTATTATTGGCTCCAGGCTCTGAGCCAAAGACCCTCTAAGTTCAGAACCACTGCACTAGAGGGCGCTGTATCCGTGACAAACCATCCGTGCCGACTTTAAGCTCCTCCTCACATTGTCCAACATGGCTGCGTCCATGGTGTGCTTGTGCCGTTTTGTATGGCGGCATGGATCGCGTATTCTGCCTCGGCGAACGGGTCTGTGCCCCTCATTCAGGTCTAGACTTCACTGTTCCTCCCCTGCGCACAACGGGCTGCTCTTGTCTCTAAATAAACGCGGTATTCTGAAGGACTCTTTCCCACAAAACGCAGCTCAGGACGAGCTCCCACGGTTGCTCCAGTCCGGTGCTCAGACTGTGTACTGCGGCTTTGACCCCACAGCCGACAGCCTCCATGTGGGCAACTTGCTCGCTGTCATCGGCCTGCTCCACTTCCGAAGCGCCGGGCACCACGTCCTCGCTATGCTCGGAGGGGCCACGGCGCAAATCGGAGACCCCAGCGGGAAGTCGAGCGAAAGGGAGCGCCTGTCCGCTGACGCCGTGGAGACAAACACCCGCAGCATCCGGGAGAGCATCCAGAGGATTTTCACCAACCACGAACTCTACTTTCACGACAGTCCCCGGCAGCTTGGGACCGTGACCGTGTTAAACAACCTGAGCTGGTACAAGGACTGGAGCGTGGTGGGGTTTCTGTCGGAAATGGGCAGGCACTTCAGGATGGGCACCATGCTGAGCCGCCACAGCGTACAGTCCAGGCTGAGGAGCGCAGACGGTATGAGCCTGACAGAGTTCACCTACCAGATGTTCCAAGCCTATGACTTCTACCATCTCAACCAAACACATGGCTGCAGGATTCAGCTGGGGGGCACCGACCAGCTGGGAAACCTGATGTCTGGCCATGAGTTGATTCACAGGTAAATGCCTGtcctgtttaaaaacaacacgTGTAGCGGTGATAGTGTGTAGAGAGAGCTTTGTTCCAAATGTCAGGACAGTATTTATAGTTTAGGGGACTtggttttattataaatatgcATTGTTAGTCCCctatgatcctaggagctatgttgtccagggctatatgcccctggcaggatttcccaaggcaaacaggtcctaggtgacggaccagaccagACtatgttttggatgtttttcatttagcttTAGTCACCAAGTATTAAGAATGTTTAATCTAGCTTTCATTAGTGACATTTAGTCTGATTTCTCTTCAATTTGTAATATGTGCAGCAGTGTACAAAaggtttaggcactaaaaaaatcacaatttctttaatataaaatacataaattgttttttaatttgcaaaatTAACTTCATACCCAATGAATGGAACAAAGCCTAACTCTactcagtatttg contains:
- the yars2 gene encoding tyrosine--tRNA ligase, mitochondrial, whose protein sequence is MAASMVCLCRFVWRHGSRILPRRTGLCPSFRSRLHCSSPAHNGLLLSLNKRGILKDSFPQNAAQDELPRLLQSGAQTVYCGFDPTADSLHVGNLLAVIGLLHFRSAGHHVLAMLGGATAQIGDPSGKSSERERLSADAVETNTRSIRESIQRIFTNHELYFHDSPRQLGTVTVLNNLSWYKDWSVVGFLSEMGRHFRMGTMLSRHSVQSRLRSADGMSLTEFTYQMFQAYDFYHLNQTHGCRIQLGGTDQLGNLMSGHELIHRVNGEEVYGLTIPLVTSSVGDKLGKTAGNAVWLNRDKTSPFELYQFFLRQPDASVEGYLKLFTFLPLAEVENLMEQQREDPGKRLAHKRLAAEVTKLVHGKEGLESAKRCTNALYHCSVQALEEMSDEELQELFREAPFHELLLEPGTTVIDTCRRINAIPEGPRGYQLVSDGAVWINHSRTYKPEQVLIPKLHILSNGLTLLRVGKKNFYIIKWLSL